The Manduca sexta isolate Smith_Timp_Sample1 unplaced genomic scaffold, JHU_Msex_v1.0 HiC_scaffold_2690, whole genome shotgun sequence genome window below encodes:
- the LOC115452522 gene encoding LOW QUALITY PROTEIN: coiled-coil domain-containing protein 86 (The sequence of the model RefSeq protein was modified relative to this genomic sequence to represent the inferred CDS: deleted 2 bases in 1 codon), whose amino-acid sequence MFWVSCSDVYCYIPFVHVCLVNVVNIYYTYGNSRIIKMTDETQSKVLSIVANIVNSRENKDVTENRDTQGNEPSKSQKKNKTESTIKGRPKSGKFWKSSRERFSSINKTKGLKQDFEKKTALRLELKRTKELSRQVMEQLKEKEVKRKERRRENLKKAEENRRKAEVVQVITNTAKLKRMRKKQLRFIEKRDTNKEIESNK is encoded by the exons TTACATTCCTTTTGTGCACGTGTGCCTTGTAAATGTTGTAAACATTTACTATACATATGGAAATagcagaataataaaaatgactgATGAAACGCAAAGTAAAGTCTTATCAATTGTAGCAAACATTGTAAATAGCAGGGAAAACAAGGATGTTACAGAAAATAGGGATACACAAGGTAACGAGCCATCAAAGTCCCAGAAGAAAAATAAGACAGAATCTACTATAAAAGGTCGTCCTAAATCAGGAAAGTTCTGGAAATCTAGCAGAGAACG attttcatcaataaataaaacaaaaggccTCAAACAAGATTTCGAAAAGAAAACAGCCTTGCGCTTAGAACTCAAAAGAACGAAAGAGTTATCAAGGCAAGTTATGGAGCAATTGAAAGAGAAAGAAGTAAAACGTAAAGAACGAAGACGAGAAAATCTGAAGAAGGCTGAAGAAAATAGGCGA AAAGCAGAAGTTGTTCAAGTTATAACAAATACAGCAAAACTAAAGCGCATGAGGAAAAAACAACTGAGATTTATCGAAAAGAGGGATACTAACAAAGAAATtgaatctaataaataa